From the genome of Bacteroidota bacterium:
TTATAGGCACGCATAAACTTTGCATCGGAATGACATTGAGAACATAACTTCGTCACATTTAGCGGATAAACCGGCGACGTAGGATTTTTAGGACTGACAATTCCGTGAGCACCGTGACATGTTGTACACTGTGCAATATGTTCTTTTCCCGTAAAAGAAGTTTTTGAATGGACACTCTTTTGTAACTCATCCCATTGGTCTACAGGAAGCGAAGAACCGTATTTCTTCATGGTCTCGGCTGATGCATGGCATGTTGCACATGCCTCAGAGATATCGTCTCCTTTCGGTACGCCGGTATACCCTGCTTTTTTACTCATGGCAATGTCCATATCATCGGACTTCGAATTTCCTCCATGGCAAGCTGCACAGGAAATTCCTTTTTTAAAATGAACATCCGTTTGGAATTTTTGCGATGGAGCGTCTCCTACGGTGGAGGAATGGCAGGTATAACACTGATCATCTGCAAACGCGATGCTTTGACACATAATGATCACAACCAGGTTTGCTAACAGAATTTTAATATTTTTCATGCGAGCCATCCTACAATTGTAAGCGTGATAATAAATATCACAATAAACAGACCGAAATAGCTGACCTTTTTATTTACTTTTCCATGCGAACTATCCCTATCCCAAAATGGAACGGTCATCCACAGAAGTCCACCGAATCCAAACATGAGTATCCCAAACAATTCCCCGTCAATAAACAGGACATGTCCGGGAATGTATTTTAATGTTTGAAACATAAAAAGAAAATACCATTCCGGTTTTATTCCTGCCGGTGCCGGCAAAAATGGATCTGCTTTTCTACCAAGTTCCCACGGAAAATAGACTGCAAGAATTGCCAGGACGTTTAAGACAATCAACCACAACAGGAGATCCCGCAAAACAAAATTTGGGAAGAAGGGCATTTTCTTGATCTCTTCTTCCTTCAGATGCTGCATATGCATCGGTGTGCTCATTCCTTGAACCTGAACAAACAATAAATGTATTCCCAGAATAACGCTAAACACAGCAGGAAGAATTGCAACATGTAATCCGAAAAATCTTGATAGCGTCGCTCCTGTTACATCTTCTCCACCGCGTAAGAATTGTAACATCGGTTCTCCAATAATGGGCATGACTCCTGCGATATCCGTACCGACTTTTGTTGCAAAATACGATACTTCATTCCAGGGAAGGAGGTATCCGCTAAAACCAAAGGTCATAGCAAGGACCAACATGAGCATGCCGGAAAACCAGGTTAACTCTCTCGGCTTTCGGTATGCGCGTTCAAAATAGACACTGAACATGTGAATCATCACGGCAAGAATAAACAGATTTGCCGCCCAACTATGGATGGAGCGGATCAGCCATCCGAATTGAACTTTCGACATGATGAATTGAATACTCTCAAACGCTTGTTCCTCGCCGCTTTTGTAATACATCAATAATAGTATACCTGTAACGACTTGAACAATAAAGAGAAACAGCGACACACCTCCAAAATAATACCATACGGAATGGCGGTGAATCGGAACATACTTCTTGTTCATAAATTCAACTACTTGACCGAGTTGAAAACGATCATCGAGCCATTGATATACTTTTGAAAAGAACATATTCATTTCCGACCTCCTTCAGATTAGGATTTATAGACCAATACGTCGTCACCTTGAAGTGCAACATCATACACATCAAGAGGTCGAGGAGGCGGGCCGGAAACATTTCTTCCGTTCAAATCATATTTCCCGTTATGACAGGCGCACCAGATTAATCCGAAATCATTTCGGTATTGTACGGTGCAATCGAGATGGGTGCATGTAGCAGAAAACGCTTTGAATTCCCCTTTGGTATTGCGGACGAGGAGGACAGGTTTTGTACCGAATTTAATAATTGTGCCGGTATCGTTGGCAAAGTCTTTTATCTTCCCTGCCTTCACACTTTTCACAACAACTTCAGCTTGTTTGGGAGGTTTGAGGTATGAGACAATTGGGTAAACAACAGCAGCGAACCATGCAGCAACGCCACCGAAGAGAAAATATCGAAGAAAATCTCGTTTGCCTTGTTGCGTATTCTGATCAGGTAGTTCCGTCATAACACTCCTCTGAAAATGATTGTGAATGTTTTATGTAATCGGTCAAACTCCTATATCTCTATGTTCATCATTCATTACTCGGCGCTGTGACAATCGCTGCAGTTCATCTCTTTCCATGCGTCTCCGATATCGACGGGATGCTCATACTCCACTCCTTGGAGCGACACATGAAGTTCTTTTTTATCCAATTTTTGTGCGAGGATAACATGGCACGTATTACAATCGCGAGACAATACTTTTCCATTATCGCCAATATGCTTCCCATCGTGGCAGCGGAAACAGCCGGGTGAATATAAATGGCCGATATTATTCGGATAATGTTTCCATGATACGCCCATTTCCGGGAAAAAATTACGGCCATAAATTTTTTTGACACGTTCGACCGTACTATCAATATCCGCTTTCATGGAGTGTGCAGCAAGAGGATACCGTAAAGAATATTGTTCGCGAATAAATATTCCAATACTGTCCATTGCTCCCTGTTCCGTGGAATATGTTCCGTTCAACGCTGCAACACTGATCGCTTTTGCCGAAGGAAGTTTTGGATTGATCCATCCAAGTTTCATTGCATCGTTCACCGTTTCATTTGGCGTTCGATAAATATGAGTCGGCCGGTTATGACAATCTATACAATCCATTTGTCGTACTTCCGCGTTGGTCAACTGTTCTTCCTTGAACGATTCATCGGTTGTTTTATAGGTGACAATTTTTCCGCTTTTTTCGTAGACCTGAACCACAGGAATAATTTGTCGCTGACTATCGGTTGCGGCATAGGTGATTTTATTATTGATGTTCATATGCCAATGGATACCGGACGTTGGACCTGTTTCGGTATTTCCACCGCCGATCTTCAATAACAAATTCATCCACCACATGGTATTTTTTTCATCCGATAAGAAGTACGTTTTCTCTACCTGTTTTTCAGCAAAAAAATGTTTCGGCCAGTGACATTGTTCGCACGTTTGTTGCGCAGGACGAAGGTTGCGAACCGGAGTTTCTATCGGACGACTATATTTGTTAAATAACACCGAATACACTTGATATGCGCCAGACAATTTTGATTTTACGTACCAGTCCGCACCAGAACCGACATGACACTCCGCACACGAAACACGGGCATGAGGTGAATACATATATGCCGTATATTCCGGCTTCATCACTGAATGGCAAGTCAATCCGCAAAATTCTACCGATTCAGTATATTCATACATTTGAAAACTTCCGAATGCCAGCGATACAAGAAAGAGCAGTCCTAGAATTGCAACAAATCCAAATACCGTCCGATGATGTGGATCATTTAAGTTGATTGCGGGGAAATGATATTCGATTCCGCGAGCATGCCTGCGAAGCCACCATTGTCGAATCATGCCGACGAGCGTTATCGCCAGACCGAGAATAAGGAACATCGGCAGGATGATGAACGTGATAATACCAACGTATGCTCTTCCGCCTCCCGCTACATAATCCAATACCAACAGGAAGATGTCGAGGAAAAGACTGATACCTGCGATAGCAGCTCCGATCATACTAATCGGATTGAAAAATGCTTTTGGAATAAATCTGCGCATCGGTAGCGTTCCCTTATTATTGATAATTGAAGATCATAGCATAAACGATCCAGATGACAATGCTGAATCCCAACGTGAGGGCTGTCCAGCCAAATACTTTAATGGCACGAATCACAATCGGCTGATACGGTTCCACAAGATGCTGTTCGAGCGTGCCATTCTTGACGTGCTCCTCATATTCCGCAGGTTTGTCCCGTTTTAATTCTTCCACCGACATGCGGCCGG
Proteins encoded in this window:
- a CDS encoding ubiquinol-cytochrome c reductase iron-sulfur subunit: MTELPDQNTQQGKRDFLRYFLFGGVAAWFAAVVYPIVSYLKPPKQAEVVVKSVKAGKIKDFANDTGTIIKFGTKPVLLVRNTKGEFKAFSATCTHLDCTVQYRNDFGLIWCACHNGKYDLNGRNVSGPPPRPLDVYDVALQGDDVLVYKS
- a CDS encoding NapC/NirT family cytochrome c produces the protein MRRFIPKAFFNPISMIGAAIAGISLFLDIFLLVLDYVAGGGRAYVGIITFIILPMFLILGLAITLVGMIRQWWLRRHARGIEYHFPAINLNDPHHRTVFGFVAILGLLFLVSLAFGSFQMYEYTESVEFCGLTCHSVMKPEYTAYMYSPHARVSCAECHVGSGADWYVKSKLSGAYQVYSVLFNKYSRPIETPVRNLRPAQQTCEQCHWPKHFFAEKQVEKTYFLSDEKNTMWWMNLLLKIGGGNTETGPTSGIHWHMNINNKITYAATDSQRQIIPVVQVYEKSGKIVTYKTTDESFKEEQLTNAEVRQMDCIDCHNRPTHIYRTPNETVNDAMKLGWINPKLPSAKAISVAALNGTYSTEQGAMDSIGIFIREQYSLRYPLAAHSMKADIDSTVERVKKIYGRNFFPEMGVSWKHYPNNIGHLYSPGCFRCHDGKHIGDNGKVLSRDCNTCHVILAQKLDKKELHVSLQGVEYEHPVDIGDAWKEMNCSDCHSAE
- a CDS encoding cytochrome bc complex cytochrome b subunit, which gives rise to MNMFFSKVYQWLDDRFQLGQVVEFMNKKYVPIHRHSVWYYFGGVSLFLFIVQVVTGILLLMYYKSGEEQAFESIQFIMSKVQFGWLIRSIHSWAANLFILAVMIHMFSVYFERAYRKPRELTWFSGMLMLVLAMTFGFSGYLLPWNEVSYFATKVGTDIAGVMPIIGEPMLQFLRGGEDVTGATLSRFFGLHVAILPAVFSVILGIHLLFVQVQGMSTPMHMQHLKEEEIKKMPFFPNFVLRDLLLWLIVLNVLAILAVYFPWELGRKADPFLPAPAGIKPEWYFLFMFQTLKYIPGHVLFIDGELFGILMFGFGGLLWMTVPFWDRDSSHGKVNKKVSYFGLFIVIFIITLTIVGWLA